CGCCCTGACGGCCGGCCAGGACGACGCCCCGGACCGCCGGCCCCCCGAGCCCGAGCCGCGACTGGACCTGCCGGGCCAGCGGATCATCTCCGGCCCGCTGCCGGTGGTGCAGGCGGAGGCCGAGGAGCAGCGCCCGACAACGGCGTGACCGCCGGGCGTGACGGCGAGCGGGTCGGGACGGCGGCGCCGCGGTCGGCCCGGAGCCGTCGGCGTCGCGGAGCCCGGGTCAGGGCGCCAGGTCCTCCGGGCGGTCGACGTCGGCGCCGTCGGCCACGTCCTCGCACGGGACGTCGAGCGCGCCGTGCTCGCGCAGGTAGCCGCGCGCGCCGGCGTCGCCGACCGCCGCCGCCGACACGTCCGCCCAGTGCCCGGAGCCGATCAGCACGGGGTGGCCGGGCGCGCCGCGGTACGAGGCGCGCGCCAGCGCCGAGGGCGAGGCCAGCGCCCGGAACCGCTCGACCGCCGCCGCCGTGACGCCCGGCGTGTCCACGGGCAGGACGACCACCGCGTCGACGTCCGCGCCGGCCAGCGCGGCCAGCCCGGCGCGCAGCGACGAGCCCATGCCGGTGGCCCAGTCGGCGTTGTCCACCACGGCGCAGCCGGTCAACGACGCCCGCGCGCGCACCACCGCCGCCGACGCGCCGAGCACCACGACGACCGGCGAGCAGCCGCCGTCGCGCAGCACCGCGGCGGCCCGGTCGACCCACGGCACGCCGCCGTGCGCCACCAGCGCCTTGGGGCCGCCGAACCGCCGCCCGGCGCCCGCCGCCAGCAGCAACCCCGCGACCCGCACGCCCTCACACTAGGGCTTCGTGCCCCTCCAGCTCCGCCCGGCCGGCCACCGCCAGCTTCCGGTAGACCCTGGTCAGGTGTTGCTCGACCGTGCTCACGGTGATGTGCAGCCGCAGCGCGATCGTCCGGTTGCTGTGGCCGCACGCGGCGAGGGTCGCGACCCGGCGCTCCGAGTAGGTCAACTCCGTCATGAGCGAGAACACGTGCCGCACCGCGGCAACGGTTCAATCACGGCGAGAGGTGCTCCAGGAGCAGCGCCGCCAGCACCTCCGGCGCCTCCTCCGGCACCCAGTGCGACACGTCCTCCAGCATCTCGAACCGGTACGGGCCGGTGACCCAGTCGCCGGTGCTCAACGCCGCCGTCGAGCCGAACGCCACGTCCTCGGTGCTCCACACGTACAGGGTGGGCACCGACACCTTCCCGGCCTTCCCGCCCGGCCGCCCGGCGCGGTACCAGTTCAGCGCGGCGGTCAGCGCGCCCGGCTCGGTCAGCCGCCGCACGTACTCCTCGACCCGGCTCGGCGGCACCCGCCACTCGAACATCTGCCGCAACGCCGCCGCGTCGTCGGCGAGCATCCGCTGCTCGGTGTTGCTGTTGCGCCAGTCCGTCATGTACCCGGACCGCAGGTGCTGGTCCTCGTCGGTGCGCAGCGCCTCGCCGAACGCGCCGGGGTGCGGCGTGGACACCACGGCCAGCTTGCGCAGCCGCTCCGGGTGGTCGCACGCCGTCCACCAGGCCACCGCGCCGCCCCAGTCGTGGCCGACCAGGTCGAACACCGACCAGCCGAACGAGTCCGCCACCGCGAGCACGTCGCCGACCAGCGCGTCCACCCCGTAGTCGGCGGCGCGCTCCGGCCGCACGCCGGGGGAGTAGCCGCGCTGGTCGAACGCCACCGCTCGGAAGCCCTCCCGGCCGAGCACCGCCACCTGGTGCTCCCACTCGACGGCGGCCTCCGGGAAGCCGTGCAGCAGCAGCACCGGCCTGCCGTCCTCGGGCCCCGCCGCGATCGCGTCGAAGTCGCCCTCGTCGGTCCGCACGCTCAGCTGTTCGATCACGGTGCTCGTCAGTCCCATCCCTCGACCGGTCCACGCGTCCGGTGCGCATTCTCGCGCGCTGCCGGCCGGGTTCCGCGCCCGGTTGCTCCGAAGCGGTCCCCCGGATGGGCCACCCGGGTGTCCCGCCGTTCGCCGGGGTGAGGCAGCGGTGGCGCCGCACTCGGCCGAACGGCTCATCCGGAGTCGCGGTCGGGTGCTGTTCCCACCATGCGGACGCCGAACGTGGTCAGCTTTGGCCCCGCCGGTATCAGGAGCGCCACTGCTCGCTCCTCATCAGTGAGCCGGGGTGGGCCGGAGGTTGACGAGTCGTGAGGAGGTCGCCGGATGGTGCAGCACGCATCCGTGCGAGCCGACGTCGAGGTGGGGGTCGGCGCGGCCCGCGACGACGAGGACGTGCCCGGACGCCCCGAAGTCAGGTTGGTCGTCGGCGACGGCCCGGACCGGGTGACCTCCCGGTGGCTGGCCGAGGCCGAGCTGTCCGAACTGGTCGACCAGG
This genomic window from Saccharothrix sp. HUAS TT1 contains:
- a CDS encoding NTP transferase domain-containing protein, with translation MRVAGLLLAAGAGRRFGGPKALVAHGGVPWVDRAAAVLRDGGCSPVVVVLGASAAVVRARASLTGCAVVDNADWATGMGSSLRAGLAALAGADVDAVVVLPVDTPGVTAAAVERFRALASPSALARASYRGAPGHPVLIGSGHWADVSAAAVGDAGARGYLREHGALDVPCEDVADGADVDRPEDLAP
- a CDS encoding helix-turn-helix transcriptional regulator is translated as MRHVFSLMTELTYSERRVATLAACGHSNRTIALRLHITVSTVEQHLTRVYRKLAVAGRAELEGHEALV
- a CDS encoding alpha/beta fold hydrolase is translated as MIEQLSVRTDEGDFDAIAAGPEDGRPVLLLHGFPEAAVEWEHQVAVLGREGFRAVAFDQRGYSPGVRPERAADYGVDALVGDVLAVADSFGWSVFDLVGHDWGGAVAWWTACDHPERLRKLAVVSTPHPGAFGEALRTDEDQHLRSGYMTDWRNSNTEQRMLADDAAALRQMFEWRVPPSRVEEYVRRLTEPGALTAALNWYRAGRPGGKAGKVSVPTLYVWSTEDVAFGSTAALSTGDWVTGPYRFEMLEDVSHWVPEEAPEVLAALLLEHLSP